One Babylonia areolata isolate BAREFJ2019XMU chromosome 27, ASM4173473v1, whole genome shotgun sequence DNA window includes the following coding sequences:
- the LOC143301375 gene encoding uncharacterized protein LOC143301375 — protein MLRAHTAAGITRVVVLSWVLSTALCQRNDTDDCVPAEALKCTFSRDLCNWHHPGWKWTYAAGRGAAKLLGSRMFGRLTSPVVCPSQGSWHCLNVDYDFQDGRLTVYLNDVSMVGLVFRGSKASGHLETPVVTQRNRAFKLIIDAARDYNDSNRMLVQSIEFKDSPCEDTSAPRPSTTPTTSATSAASATSTASPGSTAPTPALSTSASTTSGTSTTSPNANATSAAETVTSQTSDQSESPEGSSDSSIVLPVAVSSGLLVVIVCGLVGGVLIGLQVQKKRQTSSPDEKGDQSMPGQVPSTSAEEDLDEHHYSEIPDAIASVSAHIPTHVILENARHGYLTPLPERPRVTHDIPENARDGYLTPLPEWPRVTHDIPENARDGYLTPLPERPRVTHDIPGNERDGYLTPLPERPRVTHV, from the exons ATGTTGAGAGCCCACACAGCAGCTGGGATCACCAGGGTTGTCGTCCTTTCCTGGGTCTTGTCCACAGCTCTCTGTCAGAG gaatgATACTGATGACTGTGTTCCAGCAG aagctcTCAAGTGCACGTTCTCCAGGGACTTGTGTAACTGGCACCATCCGGGATGGAAGTGGACAT ATGCAGCAGGTCGCGGGGCTGCAAAGCTACTGGGCAGCCGCATGTTTGGCCGGCTGACCAGCCCAGTGGTGTGCCCCAGCCAGGGCAGCTGGCACTGCCTCAACGTGGACTATGACTTTCAGGACGGGCGGCTCACTGTGTACCTGAACGACGTGTCAATGGTGGGCCTCGTTTTCCGCGGTTCGAAGGCCTCCGGGCATCTCGAGACCCCTGTGGTGACGCAGAGAAACAGGGCGTTCAAG TTGATCATCGATGCTGCTCGGGACTACAATGACAGCAACCGAATGCTCGTCCAGTCCATCGAGTTCAAAGATTCACCTTGTGAAGACACTTCTGCACCTCGACcatccacaacaccaacaacatcagcaacatcagcagcttcagcaacatcaacagcatctCCAGGATCtacagcaccaacaccagcactTTCTACATCAGCGTCAACAACATCAGGAACGTCAACAACTTCACCAAATGCTAATGCAACATCCGCAGCAGAGACAGTCACATCGCAAACATCAG ACCAAAGTGAAAGTCCGGAAGGTTCCTCAGACAGCAGCATCGTTCTCCCTGTGGCTGTCAGCAGCGGCTTGCTCGTCGTCATTGTGTGTGGGCTGGTGGGCGGTGTGCTGATCGG attacaAGTCCAGAAGAAACGACAAACCAGCAGTCCAGACGAGAAGGGAGACCAGAGCATGCCAGGGCAAGTGCCGAGCACGTCAGCAG AAGAGGACCTTGACGAACACCACTACTCGGAAATTCCTGACGCTATCGCCAGCGTATCtgcccacatccccacccacgtCATTCTGGAGAATGCCAGACATGGCTACCTCACGCCTCTGCCGGAGCGGCCACGAGTCACCCACGACATCCCAGAGAATGCCAGAGATGGCTACCTCACGCCTCTGCCGGAGTGGCCACGAGTCACCCACGACATCCCAGAGAATGCCAGAGATGGCTACCTCACGCCTCTGCCGGAGCGGCCACGAGTCACCCACGACATCCCAGGGAATGAAAGAGATGGCTACCTCACGCCTCTGCCGGAGCGGCCACGAGTCACCCATGTGTAA